A part of Caretta caretta isolate rCarCar2 chromosome 1, rCarCar1.hap1, whole genome shotgun sequence genomic DNA contains:
- the LOC125642595 gene encoding protein mono-ADP-ribosyltransferase TIPARP-like — protein MQYGDDSKSHLVAPEQLEDENGIQFHIHQANGIRICDRFLLGLCKEGERCQLHHTCYPYHWQVMRKKKGVWQSVNESAQQHLEKLYSNVNDSLVTLVEKDGSKGKVNLNAMELFSFGPYGKIRRLSNTHDPQQNPHLHTEWHMYWLDETNWKEYEEPISQEIINAFESGLQSYSFSHEGQQYSLDLKNLIQTNSTTEQKSSIQRRPAYRTPIDMVPHLRTLPNGYRGHLNPYAANIPGEDPTDVYSGPYPASWISCPSEGPTYVQCEIAPSEAVYRTVYTLFHKSLSEDTFLVLGIYRIRQEYLWQKYSSQKEIMSRELSTEEKKQLERHLFHGTSADSKNSICQMGFDPRLSGQNLAAFGKGSYFAKNAQYSNGFCTACKAGLRYMFLAKVLVGKSAVGNANYCQPPRIRSSGRPFDSCVDSASSIYVIFNSSQSYPYFLIRYKLLSDPVALDGS, from the exons ATGCAGTACGGAGATGATTCCAAAAGCCATTTGGTAGCTCCAGAGCAGCTCGAGGATGAGAATGGGATCCAGTTTCATATCCACCAGGCAAACGGCATCAGGATCTGTGACCGCTTCCTGCTTGGTCTCTGCAAAGAAGGGGAGAGATGCCAGCTTCACCACACATGCTACCCTTACCACTGGCAGGTGATGCGGAAGAAGAAAGGAGTGTGGCAGAGCGTGAATGAATCAGCTCAGCAGCACCTGGAGAAACTTTATAGTAATGTAAATGACTCACTAGTTACACTGGTGGAAAA GGATGGTTCAAAAGGCAAAGTCAACCTAAATGCTATGGAACTGTTCTCCTTTGGTCCTTATGGCAAAATACGGCGACTCTCCAACACCCATGATCCACAGCAGAACCCACATCTCCACACAGAGTGGCACATGTATTGGCTTGATGAAACCAATTGGAAGGAATATGAGGAG CCAATTTCCCAAGAAATCATTAATGCCTTTGAGAGCGGCTTACAGAGCTACAGCTTCAGTCATGAAGGCCAACAGTACTCTCTAGATTTGAAGAACCTTATTCAAACTAACTCAACAACAGAACAAAAGTCGTCCATTCAGCGCCGTCCTGCCTACCGCACACCTATCGACATGGTACCACATCTGCG GACACTCCCAAATGGTTATAGGGGACATCTCAATCCTTATGCTGCCAACATCCCTGGAGAGGATCCCACTGATGTGTACTCTGGCCCATATCCTGCATCCTGGATCTCATGCCCCTCAGAAGGACCCACTTATGTGCAATGTGAAATAGCACCATCAGAAGCAGTGTACCGCACAGTTTATACTCTCTTCCACAAATCTCTCTCAGAGGATACATTTCTGGTGTTAGGGATTTACAGGATCAGGCAGGAGTATCTTTGGCAAAAATACAGCAG TCAGAAGGAAATAATGTCCCGAGAACTCTcaacagaagagaaaaaacagCTAGAACGGCATCTCTTCCATGGCACCTCAGCAGACAGCAAGAACTCCATCTGTCAGATGGGCTTTGACCCTCGTCTCTCAGGACAGAATCTTGCTGCCTTTGGCAAAGGCAGCTATTTTGCCAAGAATGCCCAGTACTCAAATGGATTTTGTACAGCATGCAAGGCTGGGCTGCGCTATATGTTTCTGGCAAAAGTCCTGGTGGGAAAGTCTGCTGTAGGGAATGCTAATTACTGTCAACCCCCAAGAATAAGATCTAGTGGCCGACCCTTTGATTCATGTGTTGATTCTGCTTCCAGCATCTACGTGATCTTTAACAGTAGCCAGTCCTACCCATACTTCCTGATCCGCTACAAACTGCTTTCTGACCCTGTTGCACTAGATGGTTCATaa